The nucleotide sequence GTTTGATAACCCCCCACGACGAGATGTTGCATTGATCCCGGCTGGGGGCTACCTCGTTGTTGCCTTTAAGGCTGACAACCCCGGCTCCTGGCTGTTCCACTGCCACATTGCCTGGCATGCCTCGAGTGGTTTGGCCTTGCAGATTATGGAGCGTGAGGAGGACTTGAAGAAGTTAATGACTGAGGAGAGACTGCGAGAAACCACGAGGGTTTGCAAGAACTGGGGCGACTGGTATTCTGACCCGTCGAACCATTGGAACGCCAGTGGTCCATTCCAGGATGATTCAGGTGTCTGATCAACACGATCGTTGCCCTACCAATGGAGCTGAGAGGCAAGGAAGCATGGCTATCTACCGGGATCCATTGCAAACTGGAGTTCATCTTCACACGGACAAACAGAGTGTGACAAGCCGGGCGGAAATACTTACTTCTTGGCTTGAAGCCTTTTATTAATTTCAACCTAGTAGTTGTTCCTCAAGTAGGTAgttacttatttataaatacCTCAATCTGTGCACCAGTCATCATCGTGTCGGTGATTAATGTACAACTACTGCGGCGTCCGAGCAGTGACAAGAATAGCGATTGAGTGGAGATCCCAACCCTTGCCACCATGTTTCGACTCAAGGTGCTCGACGAGCGTCTTGCTAAACCCATCTCCATactgctgcttctgctccgCACCCCAATACGTTTCGATAATCCACTTGATCATCATTGAAAATGAGGCCAAAAAGCTCTCGGCATTAGCAACTGGATGGATCATCTCTATGGTTTCCACCTTGACATCAACGAAACCATGACCGGCCAGCTCCGCTTTGATACCTTCTGGCTCTACCCATTGGGGTTTGCCGTGAAGAGCTACCGGCATTGGGTCTGGAAACGGCGTCTGGAAGGGGAGAGACTCGAGCGCTGACCGAAGATCCGGTATCCATCCGCCGTCATGGCCGTTGTCGACATGTGGCACACTGAATGCTAGGACACCGCCGGGTTTAAGGATACGAAGGGTGTCTTATATGAATATGGTCAGAGATCAGAGCGACTAAGGAGCAAAAGATTGGAAGACCTACCGCGCAGGACTGCTGCCGGATCAGGAATAATGTGCATGGCGAAATTGATGGTTACATGGCTGAATGAGTGCTCGGGAAGGCCCGAGTTCTAGTTCGATTAGATGGTCAATACTTGTAACCCGTTATCGGAGAACTTACTTGAGCATCGCCGACGGCCGCGTCAACGTTGATCCACTTGTCCCTCTGTGCGCGTTGCATGAGGATATCAACAAACCGCACATTGACATCGGTGCAGAGGATCTTGCTCTCCGACAGGACGGATGACTGGACCGATTCAAGGACACAAGAGGCGACTAGACCTGTGCCGCatccaagatcaacaagattGAAGCTCGTGGTGGTGGAAGGGCCGAGCCCTGCTTGCGCGATCAGCATGCGTGCCGGCTTGCCCATCATTTCATCCGCCTGATTGATCAAATGCTGCACTTCGGGATCCTCGAGAGACTGGGAGCCTGCATCGTAGCGTTGCTGGAGCTCGTACTGAGCCTTGGTATCAGCCATGCCGTATTGTTCTCaccgaggttggtgatggaaggTCTAGACAGGTCAGTTGATGGAAATCACAAGCCCCTCGCAAGGCTTATGGATGTTTGACGGAAGAGTTGGCTAACGACTGGGGAGAGATCAGGCAGGGACTTTTAATActttgttggagaaacagaacacaccacaccacacagccagatcttcgcgTTTCCCTTTCGTGACcttttcaaaagagggatctcacgCACTatctcgtgatctcaataacatagaaaatagtaagggcaaatAATTAATTGATAGCAATGATAATtatgccgaggaagaaagcctaaagctcccctttctcgtcatgaccgatgaagaagatgatgatgattagaggccgcggcctctgacctttttctacgtaTAAGAAATTGCCtaacggcccaaaacggcttagtactcattttccccaacttATAGCTCCCCACGAGGCTTTGATACCTGTCCTCATGGTCCCAAAAGCCTCGTTAAACTTATCCCCCCCTACTTCATGTGTTATTCCCACTGCGCCTCACTTAGCGCCGCGCCCGCTATATAACTATTCTAGATTAATTGATTAAGTATCCCTGCTCTTCTGCCGTTTCTTTATCCTCTCGTCTTAGCTCTCTTTTAATACCGCAATAGGTATCTAAGGCTAGGCGGTAGTAGCTAGAATCTTATCTTATTACGAGGGTCTTACTATCCCGCTAGGGAGGTAAGTAGTATAATTGCTAGTTAGTAATCGTTGCGTAGGCCGGCTATGTACTATGCCGAGCTAACTCTTTTCCCCTAGGTTAACTAATATGATCTTTATCCTTACCCTAATTGCCTTCCGCTTTAatatagcttttttattagtcttatagtctaagtaaataaaatctTTGGCTCTATAGATATAAGgtctttttttaataataaagggATGCCTATCTCTAGTTTGACCCTATCTatagttaattattatttaattagatagacCTAGTAGCTTTTATCCTATagttatatcttttataCCCTTAGATAAGGAGGGGCTCTTAGTCTATTAGTACTTAGagctattatttaataaaggTTATAGCTACTTTAGAGTCCCTAGGGATAGATTACTAAGGGGCTTACTTAGGGTCTAAGGCtaatctttttaattagGAGGTATAGGAATCGAGgatttattaacttatttttAAACCCTAGGTCTTAGGCCgattaatttctttattagTTTTTTTATCTTTGGGttaggcttattattattagttgGGATAATTACCCTCTTTTAGTAGATAGGGAAATtatttataatctttatGCCTCGGTCggtatattatttaattagttatatagGAAGGTTAGGAAATGTGACTTTAGAGTTAAGGATTATAAATAGCCCTAGCCCTTAGGGAATTtctattatattacttagacTAGCCCGGGGAATTAAGATTAGTCAATGGGATTATTAGTTACTAATATGGCTAATATCCCTTATATCTACCGGTATATATCCTCCCTAGTTAGTATAAAGCTAGTCTTAG is from Fusarium keratoplasticum isolate Fu6.1 chromosome 11, whole genome shotgun sequence and encodes:
- a CDS encoding Methyltransf-11 domain-containing protein, whose protein sequence is MADTKAQYELQQRYDAGSQSLEDPEVQHLINQADEMMGKPARMLIAQAGLGPSTTTSFNLVDLGCGTGLVASCVLESVQSSVLSESKILCTDVNVRFVDILMQRAQRDKWINVDAAVGDAQNSGLPEHSFSHVTINFAMHIIPDPAAVLRDTLRILKPGGVLAFSVPHVDNGHDGGWIPDLRSALESLPFQTPFPDPMPVALHGKPQWVEPEGIKAELAGHGFVDVKVETIEMIHPVANAESFLASFSMMIKWIIETYWGAEQKQQYGDGFSKTLVEHLESKHGGKGWDLHSIAILVTARTPQ